In a genomic window of Mucilaginibacter sp. KACC 22063:
- a CDS encoding efflux RND transporter permease subunit yields the protein MKEEKGSMIDWAMKYHVLPVAFAIILFILGIAALFNMPRNEFPDFTIRQGVIIGMYPGASAKQVEQQMTKKVEEYLFSNNEVDKTKTYSYSKDGMMYIFLEVSDKYNDVQSKAFWNKIKNGMLILQSQLPKEVRGFYVNSDFGSTSALLMAVESKSRPYKELLNNVEYIESQLRHVKDVAKISHTGNLDEQISVYIDNNKLQQQGISVNTIMQVLQNAGAISSAGTEKGEVIDRPIHLSTFYQTEADLAEQIVRQDNNGNTVRLRDVATIKRKYQEPDSYVTSNGTKSIIISLEMVSGKNIVQFGKKLEERLDVVREHLPKDIQMVKLANQPEVVDESITHFMKEFAFALVGVIVVALLLLPFRVAAVAAATIPITIAATLGIMYLFGLELDTVTLAALIVVLGIVVDDPIVVIDNHIEKLDHGMSVWDAAKSSASELFPSVFTATLAISATFVPLMFFMTGTAKDFISVFPFTIIIALTLSLVISMMLVPFFNTLFIKKGLLHGEKKTDKKSFLDYLQDFFNKHIGNAMHHYRLTVLFAVLSVVVGVIFMGLLPQQLFPKVERNQFAVEIYLPSGYSLAQTDSVVKGMERILAKDKRIVNYTSFIGSSSPRFHMVYAPNLAAKNYAQILINTTSEDATEEVIKEYIPKYSERFPSAYVRMKQLNMVNAQAPIEVRISGDSISDLKKVAQQVMAIGKRNKEVNWVRTDFDDMQQGLNIDVKTTEAARLGISKNDIANTIAAQTTGIKATQLWEETYPIDVEIKTPDKVRMDIAKLNELNIVSPKTNAAVPLRQVANITPDWNEGQIVRRNSIRTLTVRMDVLPDAVANGVLAKLQPDIKKIKLPEGVEINYGGELELQNENMGPMGMALGLSVILIFLILLWHFKHLKHAVLSITTMPLSILGASFGLLVAGYPFGFTSFLGLLALCGIVVRNGVILIDFAEELRHHEGVSVFEAAKLSAERRMRPIFLTSSAAAVGVIPMILSRSSLWGPLGTVICFGLLVSMLLTLFALPTMYWLFFHKEDQQTAHKETSLNA from the coding sequence ATGAAAGAAGAAAAAGGAAGTATGATTGACTGGGCCATGAAATATCATGTGCTGCCGGTAGCCTTCGCAATCATCCTGTTTATACTTGGTATAGCAGCGCTTTTTAACATGCCGCGAAATGAGTTTCCTGATTTTACGATAAGGCAGGGTGTTATCATTGGCATGTATCCGGGTGCATCTGCCAAACAGGTAGAACAGCAAATGACTAAAAAGGTAGAAGAATACCTTTTCAGCAATAATGAGGTCGACAAAACAAAAACCTATTCCTATTCAAAGGATGGGATGATGTATATATTCCTGGAAGTATCAGATAAATACAACGATGTTCAGAGCAAAGCCTTCTGGAACAAGATTAAAAACGGGATGCTCATTTTACAGAGCCAGTTACCTAAGGAAGTCCGGGGCTTTTACGTCAACAGTGATTTTGGCAGCACATCGGCCTTATTAATGGCTGTTGAATCTAAAAGCCGCCCATATAAAGAGTTACTGAACAATGTAGAATACATTGAATCGCAATTACGCCATGTTAAGGATGTAGCCAAAATATCGCATACCGGTAATCTTGACGAGCAAATATCAGTTTACATAGACAACAACAAACTACAGCAGCAGGGTATTTCGGTAAACACCATTATGCAGGTGTTGCAAAATGCAGGTGCTATCAGTTCAGCAGGTACAGAGAAGGGCGAAGTCATTGATCGCCCGATACACCTGAGTACGTTTTACCAGACCGAAGCGGACCTGGCCGAGCAGATTGTCCGTCAGGATAATAACGGGAATACGGTGAGGCTGCGTGACGTTGCTACCATCAAACGCAAATATCAGGAACCGGATAGCTATGTAACCTCGAATGGGACAAAATCTATCATCATTTCACTGGAGATGGTGAGCGGTAAAAACATTGTGCAATTCGGTAAAAAGCTTGAAGAGCGGCTGGATGTCGTGCGTGAGCATCTGCCTAAAGATATCCAAATGGTAAAGCTGGCTAATCAGCCGGAAGTGGTTGATGAGTCCATTACCCACTTTATGAAAGAGTTTGCCTTTGCACTGGTTGGGGTAATCGTCGTAGCGTTGTTATTGCTGCCTTTCCGCGTGGCTGCTGTAGCTGCGGCAACAATTCCGATAACCATCGCCGCTACATTGGGTATTATGTACCTTTTCGGTTTGGAGCTGGATACTGTAACCCTTGCAGCATTAATTGTCGTGTTGGGTATTGTTGTAGATGACCCTATTGTGGTGATAGATAACCACATTGAAAAATTGGATCACGGCATGTCAGTCTGGGATGCAGCAAAAAGCAGCGCATCAGAGTTGTTCCCTTCGGTATTTACTGCAACGCTGGCCATATCCGCCACATTTGTGCCGCTAATGTTTTTCATGACAGGTACTGCAAAAGACTTTATCAGCGTTTTCCCTTTTACCATCATTATCGCATTAACACTGTCGCTGGTTATCTCCATGATGCTGGTGCCGTTCTTTAACACGCTCTTTATTAAAAAGGGACTTTTGCACGGTGAAAAAAAGACTGATAAAAAATCTTTTTTGGATTACCTGCAAGACTTTTTTAATAAGCATATCGGCAATGCCATGCACCATTACAGGCTTACTGTTTTATTTGCAGTATTGTCTGTTGTAGTAGGTGTCATCTTTATGGGGTTACTGCCACAGCAGTTATTCCCTAAGGTAGAACGCAACCAGTTTGCCGTGGAAATCTACCTGCCAAGCGGCTACAGCCTTGCGCAAACAGATAGTGTGGTGAAGGGTATGGAACGCATACTGGCAAAAGATAAGCGCATCGTAAATTATACAAGCTTTATAGGGTCCAGCTCGCCGCGATTCCATATGGTATATGCACCTAACCTTGCTGCAAAAAATTATGCACAGATCCTTATAAATACAACTTCAGAGGATGCCACTGAAGAAGTGATCAAAGAATACATTCCTAAATACAGCGAACGTTTCCCATCCGCTTATGTCCGGATGAAGCAACTGAATATGGTTAATGCACAGGCGCCGATTGAAGTAAGGATATCCGGAGATAGCATATCTGACCTGAAAAAAGTTGCTCAACAGGTAATGGCAATTGGTAAACGCAACAAAGAGGTGAACTGGGTACGTACTGATTTTGATGATATGCAGCAAGGGCTGAATATAGATGTAAAAACAACTGAAGCTGCACGTCTTGGTATCAGTAAAAACGACATTGCAAATACTATTGCTGCCCAAACAACCGGTATCAAAGCAACACAACTTTGGGAAGAGACCTATCCTATAGATGTAGAGATAAAGACACCGGATAAGGTGCGCATGGACATAGCCAAGCTGAACGAGCTGAACATTGTATCACCTAAAACCAATGCAGCTGTGCCTTTAAGACAGGTGGCTAACATTACACCAGACTGGAATGAGGGCCAGATTGTACGTCGCAACAGTATACGTACGCTCACCGTTAGGATGGATGTATTGCCTGATGCTGTTGCAAACGGCGTATTGGCCAAATTGCAGCCGGATATTAAAAAAATAAAACTTCCTGAAGGTGTGGAAATAAACTACGGCGGGGAACTTGAGCTGCAAAATGAAAACATGGGCCCCATGGGTATGGCCTTAGGGTTAAGTGTTATTCTGATCTTCCTGATCCTGTTATGGCACTTTAAGCACCTTAAACATGCGGTGCTGAGTATTACCACCATGCCGTTAAGTATACTTGGCGCATCATTTGGATTGTTGGTTGCAGGTTATCCATTCGGTTTCACGTCCTTTTTAGGTTTGCTGGCACTTTGCGGTATTGTAGTTAGAAATGGAGTGATCCTGATTGACTTTGCAGAAGAACTGCGCCACCATGAAGGCGTATCCGTATTTGAAGCAGCGAAGCTATCGGCCGAGCGGCGAATGAGGCCCATATTCCTTACATCATCTGCAGCGGCTGTTGGTGTTATACCGATGATCCTTAGCCGGTCATCATTATGGGGGCCGCTGGGTACCGTAATCTGCTTCGGTTTATTGGTTTCCATGTTACTCACGCTGTTTGCTTTACCTACTATGTATTGGTTGTTTTTCCATAAAGAAGACCAGCAAACGGCCCATAAAGAAACAAGCCTCAACGCTTAA
- a CDS encoding efflux RND transporter periplasmic adaptor subunit produces MKCFISQRKTIIIVAAIAISTLMSSCSHKNNTKAGPDTLAVEVINLGKDHNQGTQQTDYDGTLQADKAIDLSFQVSGTVTSFPVKAGDYVNKGQLVAQVDETTYRNQYNAQLAQAKLAEENYRRMDEVYRKGSIAEIKMLEARSNFEQATSAAKATYQNIVHTRLYAPQSGYIGDKKIEAGGVANPGQPIAQLLETGSIQALVAVPESEVNRFPKGTPAVIKVDALAGRVFNGVVSEVGVLAVNGTANYNVKVKLTNADHVLKPGMLSKVNFLSSKKSVDTADSAGVLVPVQAVQVDEQGNRFVYLAGADNKAARKMVKTGRLYSNGIAITEGLKGDERLITSGYQKLSDQTPVTILNK; encoded by the coding sequence ATGAAGTGCTTTATATCACAACGAAAGACGATCATCATCGTAGCCGCAATTGCCATATCAACCTTGATGAGCAGCTGTAGTCATAAAAATAACACGAAGGCAGGCCCTGATACACTTGCTGTAGAAGTGATCAATTTGGGTAAAGATCACAACCAGGGGACACAGCAAACTGATTATGACGGCACCCTTCAGGCCGACAAGGCTATAGACTTAAGTTTCCAGGTTTCAGGTACTGTAACTTCATTTCCTGTGAAGGCGGGTGATTATGTCAACAAAGGGCAACTGGTTGCGCAGGTAGATGAAACCACTTACCGCAATCAATATAATGCGCAGTTGGCACAGGCTAAGCTGGCCGAAGAAAATTATCGCAGAATGGATGAGGTCTATCGTAAAGGAAGCATAGCGGAGATTAAAATGCTTGAAGCACGGTCAAACTTTGAACAGGCGACATCGGCAGCTAAGGCAACTTACCAAAATATTGTGCATACCCGCCTTTATGCCCCCCAGTCGGGTTACATAGGTGATAAAAAAATAGAAGCCGGAGGCGTGGCGAACCCAGGGCAGCCGATTGCCCAACTATTGGAAACCGGATCTATACAAGCCCTGGTAGCAGTGCCCGAGAGCGAGGTGAACCGCTTTCCAAAAGGCACGCCAGCTGTGATAAAAGTAGATGCACTGGCAGGCCGTGTATTCAATGGCGTAGTTTCAGAAGTTGGCGTGCTTGCGGTTAATGGTACAGCCAATTACAATGTAAAGGTTAAACTAACCAATGCCGACCATGTGCTTAAACCAGGCATGCTGAGTAAGGTTAATTTCCTGTCTTCTAAAAAATCAGTTGATACGGCTGACAGTGCTGGTGTATTGGTGCCGGTACAGGCCGTTCAGGTGGATGAGCAAGGTAACAGGTTTGTGTACCTGGCCGGAGCTGATAATAAAGCTGCACGTAAAATGGTGAAAACAGGCCGGCTTTATAGCAACGGCATTGCCATTACCGAAGGCTTGAAAGGCGATGAACGGCTGATCACCTCTGGCTATCAAAAGCTTTCGGATCAAACCCCAGTAACCATACTCAATAAATAA
- a CDS encoding TetR/AcrR family transcriptional regulator — translation MNKDILKKENEAVTDRVKEEIIEGAEIAFKKYGYTRVTMQDISKEAKKVRSTVYKYFDNKTEVLNAVTGKIMSAILKDCSTVVSKRRSFSANIDQYFRRKLENIKLLVSDYELLVNDLKTDPGLIILKSRTMLEDELLLMGTMIQWAMENDDIKSLSDEDRLFLAETLHTAFKSFEMEIILFGRFPNYEDKLSWLAQLLQKGLS, via the coding sequence ATGAATAAGGATATTTTGAAAAAAGAGAACGAAGCTGTGACAGACCGTGTAAAGGAGGAGATTATTGAAGGCGCTGAAATTGCTTTTAAAAAATATGGTTATACAAGGGTAACCATGCAGGATATCTCTAAAGAAGCTAAAAAGGTACGCAGTACTGTTTATAAATACTTTGACAATAAAACCGAGGTGTTGAATGCAGTAACGGGGAAAATTATGTCAGCGATACTAAAAGACTGTTCAACAGTTGTAAGTAAAAGACGTTCGTTTTCAGCAAATATTGATCAGTACTTTCGCCGTAAACTGGAAAACATCAAATTACTGGTGAGTGATTATGAATTATTGGTAAATGACCTGAAAACTGATCCCGGTTTAATTATTCTCAAATCGAGAACCATGCTGGAAGACGAATTATTACTCATGGGAACCATGATACAATGGGCAATGGAAAACGATGACATCAAATCTCTTAGTGATGAAGACCGCCTTTTTTTAGCTGAAACGCTACACACCGCTTTCAAAAGTTTTGAAATGGAAATTATACTCTTCGGCCGTTTTCCGAATTACGAAGACAAACTTTCCTGGCTGGCTCAACTACTTCAAAAGGGACTTTCTTAA
- a CDS encoding FAD-dependent monooxygenase produces MKKQVLISGASFAGLTLAYWLNKFGYGVTIVELGKELRTAGSPIDVRGDALNIAKEMGIYDQIKANEFIHTDEIVGAEDQTLAKFAINNLPEYLGDIEIHRGDLVKIIYEAIPKDEVEIIFGNSISNLTQHQDHVEVSFENGENKIYDLVFGADGTHSTVRRLVFGPEDEFKKFLDVYFAFAAADHIETGRPKSTGIVYRELGKQAVIFQFKDAANAILVFRSPKLDWHYRDRERPKQILKAFFEDNSNWKIPQILDAMLNADDLYFDEACQIQMPSWTKERVALIGDAAYAPSFFTGMGTSLAMQGATLLAKELHANGDYQTAFERYNELFRPFVESVHARVDRSLRVQLPETQDELQASIGAWTNQ; encoded by the coding sequence ATGAAAAAACAAGTCTTAATATCCGGTGCCAGTTTTGCCGGATTAACGCTGGCTTACTGGTTAAATAAATTCGGTTACGGAGTAACCATAGTTGAACTGGGTAAAGAGCTCAGAACAGCCGGCTCACCTATTGATGTACGCGGTGACGCACTGAACATAGCGAAGGAAATGGGCATTTATGACCAGATCAAAGCCAATGAATTCATCCATACTGATGAGATTGTGGGTGCAGAAGATCAAACACTGGCTAAATTCGCCATCAATAATTTGCCTGAATACCTGGGTGATATTGAAATACATAGAGGCGATCTGGTTAAGATCATTTATGAGGCCATTCCGAAAGATGAGGTGGAGATAATTTTTGGTAACAGTATATCTAATTTAACCCAGCATCAAGATCATGTGGAAGTATCCTTTGAGAATGGTGAAAATAAAATTTATGATCTTGTATTTGGCGCCGATGGCACTCACTCCACAGTCAGAAGACTTGTTTTTGGTCCAGAGGATGAGTTTAAAAAGTTCCTGGATGTTTACTTTGCATTTGCTGCCGCAGATCATATCGAAACGGGTCGGCCAAAATCAACAGGCATTGTTTATCGTGAATTGGGCAAACAGGCAGTGATCTTTCAGTTTAAAGATGCCGCGAATGCCATCCTTGTATTCCGTTCACCCAAATTAGATTGGCATTATCGAGATCGCGAACGGCCTAAGCAAATTTTAAAAGCATTTTTTGAAGATAACTCCAATTGGAAGATCCCGCAGATATTAGATGCGATGCTTAACGCCGATGACCTTTATTTTGACGAAGCTTGCCAAATTCAAATGCCAAGCTGGACAAAGGAGCGTGTTGCCCTAATAGGTGACGCGGCATACGCCCCAAGCTTTTTCACCGGTATGGGTACCAGTTTGGCTATGCAAGGCGCCACATTATTAGCGAAGGAATTGCACGCTAATGGTGATTATCAAACTGCTTTTGAGAGATATAACGAGCTGTTTAGGCCGTTTGTGGAGAGCGTTCATGCGCGTGTGGACCGCTCGTTAAGGGTACAATTACCAGAAACGCAGGATGAATTACAAGCATCTATTGGGGCATGGACTAATCAGTGA
- a CDS encoding helix-turn-helix transcriptional regulator: protein MNSKSSDYHPRSILEFTNKLGVVLEDVLQHVQVLFFKGFTFLPDMAMHFGSFYVMNDFTRVTGQSDIPDGIGIVFHNIFENNTDDKLVKHKNTSPMEPPYVRIFPYTLRQSLDFKKNTHVSHVSISISAGYLRNFLKEEAEHFDYLFDSTNNFWIEELMTDDILRTVNDIVKKEEPAAMKSFYYKTKAMELLYHLFTNLKKREGAYSLKLSAKEIKAVYQVRDKIVSSLSKPSTINELKQIAGMNEIKLRKIFTQVFGRGIYDYYQHLRMKEAARLLREERLSVSEAGYEMGFENLGHFTKVFEKHIGKKPKKYVQSIN from the coding sequence ATGAATTCTAAATCAAGTGATTATCATCCAAGGAGTATACTTGAATTCACCAATAAATTAGGAGTAGTACTGGAGGACGTGCTGCAACACGTTCAGGTCCTCTTTTTTAAAGGATTTACCTTTTTGCCAGACATGGCCATGCACTTCGGTTCATTTTATGTGATGAATGATTTTACACGCGTAACCGGCCAATCGGATATACCAGACGGTATTGGCATTGTATTTCATAACATATTCGAAAATAACACTGATGATAAATTAGTTAAGCATAAAAACACCTCACCAATGGAGCCGCCTTATGTACGCATATTTCCGTATACGCTTCGCCAATCTTTAGATTTTAAGAAAAACACTCATGTGTCTCATGTTTCTATCAGCATTAGTGCAGGGTATTTGAGAAACTTTTTAAAAGAAGAAGCAGAACATTTTGATTACCTTTTTGACAGCACCAATAATTTCTGGATTGAGGAGTTAATGACCGATGATATTTTACGCACTGTAAATGACATCGTGAAAAAAGAAGAGCCTGCGGCTATGAAGAGTTTCTATTATAAAACAAAGGCCATGGAACTACTTTACCATCTGTTCACTAATTTAAAGAAGCGTGAAGGTGCTTATAGTTTAAAACTAAGTGCAAAAGAGATCAAGGCGGTTTATCAGGTCAGGGACAAGATCGTTTCGTCTCTTAGTAAGCCAAGTACTATTAATGAACTAAAACAAATTGCGGGGATGAATGAAATAAAGCTTCGCAAAATATTTACGCAGGTATTTGGCAGGGGTATTTATGACTATTATCAGCACTTACGCATGAAAGAAGCTGCGCGGTTGTTACGTGAAGAGCGACTATCAGTATCGGAAGCAGGCTATGAAATGGGCTTTGAGAACCTGGGGCATTTTACTAAAGTGTTTGAAAAGCATATCGGCAAGAAACCAAAAAAATATGTTCAAAGCATCAATTAA
- a CDS encoding TetR/AcrR family transcriptional regulator: MQRKTYKGINNNKERSMLKLIEGVGKVIREDGYTGLNAANIAKKAGVNRRLIYLYFDSLDALIETYVKGKDYFVDSEGNAGQLLKAPETATSRDILENMLINQLDYFIKNEEWQKIILWQISERSQVMFEIAEQRERLGEAFFKLAEQDLPGKDVDLRAVAGLLVAGIYYMVLHAKSNDSLFCGINVNTMEGQNRIKSAIQQILANAYKIKD; the protein is encoded by the coding sequence ATGCAACGTAAAACCTATAAAGGAATCAATAACAACAAAGAGCGTTCAATGCTCAAATTGATTGAGGGAGTAGGTAAAGTTATACGCGAAGATGGCTATACGGGTCTTAATGCAGCCAACATTGCAAAAAAAGCGGGTGTGAACCGTCGGCTAATCTATCTTTACTTTGACAGTCTTGATGCGTTAATCGAAACTTATGTAAAGGGTAAAGATTATTTTGTCGATTCAGAGGGTAATGCAGGACAATTATTGAAAGCACCTGAAACTGCCACCTCCAGGGATATCCTCGAAAATATGCTCATTAACCAGTTAGATTATTTCATAAAGAATGAGGAGTGGCAAAAAATCATATTATGGCAGATCAGTGAACGCAGTCAGGTGATGTTTGAAATTGCCGAACAGCGCGAAAGGCTTGGTGAGGCATTTTTTAAGTTAGCAGAACAAGATTTGCCTGGAAAAGATGTAGATCTTCGTGCGGTAGCAGGCTTGTTGGTTGCCGGTATTTATTATATGGTTTTACATGCCAAATCTAATGATAGTCTCTTCTGTGGAATTAATGTAAATACAATGGAAGGACAAAATCGTATTAAGTCGGCTATCCAACAAATACTTGCAAACGCTTATAAAATTAAGGATTAG
- a CDS encoding aminotransferase class I/II-fold pyridoxal phosphate-dependent enzyme, translated as MFKHNINFAKASFKDFEAIPTLDAFERASLFQEFTDYMRANSQMNFRFLTTMKGNGPEMWVTSPFNEEPQKCVSLVSNDYLNFTQHPLVKKATIDAIEKYGTGAGASPLIGGHHEYHEMLQEKIAAFFGRPADSALIFTTGYTANSASLLALLKKEDVAIVDMAVHASVFEGCKDTNVKMFLHNDLSILEKILRESQGKYKTRLVIIDGVYSQDGDLAKMKEILELTRRYAGYLMVDDAHGIGVLGQKGRGVMEIFDVINQVDIISGTLSKAFGHVGGFIVASPEIINFLKFQSRQQVFSSTSTPASAGLLKAIDLIDEEPHWRQQLADNVAYFKKGLTELKLDIGNTESAIIPVKIGDAHKTGDAGRLLLKAGVYANTIVYPGVARKNARIRTSLMATHTREHLDKALNAFEYVNQKLHLSLL; from the coding sequence ATGTTTAAACACAACATTAATTTTGCAAAAGCAAGCTTCAAAGATTTTGAAGCGATCCCTACACTTGACGCATTTGAACGAGCGTCTTTGTTTCAGGAGTTTACTGACTATATGCGGGCTAATAGCCAAATGAACTTTCGCTTTTTAACAACAATGAAAGGTAATGGTCCGGAAATGTGGGTTACTTCCCCATTCAACGAGGAGCCCCAAAAATGTGTTAGTTTAGTTTCTAATGATTATCTGAACTTCACACAGCATCCCTTGGTGAAAAAAGCTACAATAGATGCAATTGAGAAATATGGGACAGGTGCGGGAGCATCACCTTTGATCGGCGGTCACCATGAGTATCATGAAATGCTTCAGGAAAAAATTGCTGCCTTTTTTGGCCGTCCAGCTGATTCTGCATTAATTTTCACAACAGGCTACACCGCTAATAGCGCATCTTTATTGGCGCTACTAAAAAAGGAAGACGTAGCAATTGTTGATATGGCAGTACATGCCAGCGTATTTGAAGGTTGCAAGGACACTAATGTGAAGATGTTTCTCCATAATGATCTCAGCATACTTGAAAAAATACTCAGAGAGTCACAAGGGAAATATAAGACACGGTTGGTAATCATCGACGGCGTATATTCGCAGGACGGCGATCTGGCGAAAATGAAAGAAATATTGGAATTGACCAGACGCTACGCTGGATATTTGATGGTAGATGATGCTCATGGCATAGGCGTACTTGGGCAAAAGGGACGCGGGGTTATGGAGATATTTGACGTAATCAATCAGGTAGACATTATATCCGGCACATTAAGTAAAGCTTTTGGCCATGTTGGCGGATTCATTGTAGCCTCACCAGAAATAATCAATTTTTTAAAATTCCAGTCGAGGCAACAGGTATTTTCTTCTACGTCTACGCCTGCTTCTGCCGGTCTTTTAAAAGCAATTGATCTTATAGATGAAGAACCACACTGGCGTCAGCAGTTAGCTGACAACGTCGCCTATTTCAAAAAGGGTTTAACAGAGCTGAAACTTGATATAGGCAATACAGAATCGGCCATAATACCGGTTAAGATTGGAGACGCTCATAAAACTGGTGATGCCGGAAGATTACTGCTTAAAGCGGGAGTTTATGCAAATACGATTGTTTATCCGGGAGTGGCCCGAAAAAATGCCAGGATCAGAACTAGTCTGATGGCAACCCACACAAGAGAACATTTAGACAAGGCATTAAATGCATTTGAATATGTAAACCAAAAACTGCATCTTTCCTTATTATAA
- a CDS encoding ETX/MTX2 family pore-forming toxin: MKKFIYLSLITLSIMSCKKDVQLQKTDLSNKGDLKSNAKLASLSMIGDSIVPLDSTKFPKKPKKLKAMSTSDVFNDLYQLNGINFFIQTKDAYFSKNTLQSQGKGKEVILAPYSSTNGNQLFHLRFLPASTGIPYLIYSANEEMPIGAGSYASNPNKYVLYTQAAGSTSLFGFSWDFAANATNDAYYFINQDILGSGGSSPWDVFNYYLDATNGAIGFARPSNGIAQQFNIVPNDIFKLESIEYINDATATLSQIPDFSTTWTYTNGTSVQQSITTSFGQKASKTSNFTNQSTFTTKVSTEIKASVPFIASGKISTEIGGSISHTYGQSETSEDTRNYDIPLLIPANTRVTATATVTRYNMNVNYIATLRGQNTSKVIKVRGVWSGVDCTDIVVNTQQTNLKTLAVSKGVSIKVTNK, from the coding sequence ATGAAAAAATTCATTTACCTAAGCCTTATCACATTATCAATTATGTCCTGTAAGAAGGATGTTCAACTGCAGAAAACTGATTTGTCAAACAAAGGAGATTTAAAGAGCAACGCAAAACTTGCTTCTCTGTCAATGATCGGAGATAGTATCGTTCCGCTTGATTCCACCAAGTTTCCCAAAAAGCCAAAGAAACTAAAAGCGATGTCAACATCTGACGTCTTCAATGACCTTTATCAATTAAATGGCATTAACTTTTTTATCCAAACTAAGGACGCCTATTTTAGTAAGAATACCCTGCAATCTCAGGGAAAGGGAAAAGAAGTTATACTGGCACCCTACTCTTCCACAAATGGTAATCAGCTATTTCATTTGAGATTTTTACCAGCATCAACCGGTATACCCTACTTAATCTATTCTGCTAATGAAGAAATGCCTATAGGTGCAGGATCGTATGCCAGTAACCCGAACAAATACGTACTGTATACTCAAGCAGCCGGAAGCACAAGCCTTTTCGGCTTTTCATGGGACTTTGCGGCTAACGCAACTAATGATGCTTACTATTTTATTAACCAAGATATCTTAGGTTCAGGTGGCAGCAGCCCATGGGATGTGTTTAATTATTATCTCGATGCAACCAACGGTGCCATCGGATTTGCAAGGCCTAGTAATGGTATCGCACAACAATTTAATATTGTGCCTAATGATATCTTTAAATTGGAAAGTATAGAATACATCAATGACGCAACTGCAACCCTTAGTCAAATACCCGATTTTTCTACTACCTGGACTTACACTAATGGCACATCAGTTCAGCAAAGTATCACCACAAGCTTCGGACAGAAAGCCTCTAAGACTTCAAACTTTACTAACCAAAGTACTTTTACCACAAAGGTTTCTACCGAAATCAAAGCAAGTGTTCCATTTATTGCAAGTGGTAAGATCAGTACAGAAATCGGAGGATCGATCTCGCATACTTACGGACAAAGCGAGACCTCTGAGGATACACGAAATTATGATATCCCATTACTAATACCTGCCAATACAAGAGTAACCGCAACTGCAACTGTAACACGTTACAACATGAACGTAAATTATATTGCTACTTTAAGAGGTCAAAATACAAGCAAAGTTATCAAAGTTAGGGGTGTATGGAGCGGAGTAGATTGTACCGATATCGTGGTAAATACTCAGCAAACCAATTTAAAAACGCTTGCCGTGTCTAAAGGTGTTTCAATCAAAGTAACTAATAAATAG